The genomic DNA ttactgtatgtagcctccctactgtatgtagactcgctactgtatgtagcctccctactgtatgtagcctccctactgtatgtagcctcgctcctgtttctttacttacctatgtTTCACATaatactgtaaggtctactacacctgttgtattcagcatttcactgtaaggtctactacacctgttgtattcagcatttcacggtaaggtctactacacctgttgtattcagcatttcacggtaaggtctactacacctgttgtattcagcatttcacgataaggtctactacacctgttgtattcagcatttcacggtaaggtctactacacctgttgtattcagcatttcactgtaaggtctactacacctgttgtattcagcatttcactgtaaggtctactacacctgttgtattcagcatttcactgtaaggtctactacacctgttgtattcagcatttcactgtaaggtctactacacctgttgtattcagcatttcactgtaaggtctactacacctgttgtattcagaatttcactgtaaggtctactacacctgttgtattcagcatttcactgtaaggtctactacacctgttgtattcagaatttcactgtaaggtctactacacctgttgtattcagcatttcacggtaaagtctactacacctgttgtattcagcatttcagggttaatgttagatgtgagcagggttaaagttagatgtgagcagggttaatgttagatgagcagggttagtgttagatttagcagggttaaagttagattgagcagggttaatgttagattgagcagggttaatgttagatgtgagcagggttaatgttagattgagcagggttaaagttagatgtgagtagggttaatgttagatttgagcaggattaatgttagatgtgagcagggttaatgttagatgtgagcagggttaatgttagatgagcagggttaaagttagatgtgagtagggttaatgttagatttgagcaggaTTAATGTTAgatgagcagggttaatgttagatgtgagcagggttaatgttagatgtgagcagggttaatgttagatgagcagggttaatgttagatgtgagcagggttaatagATGTGAGCAGTTAATGTTAGATGtatgagcagggttaatgttagatgtgagcagggttaatgttagatgagcaggtttaatgttagatgtgagcagggttaatgttagattgagcagggttaatgttagatgtgagcagggttaatgttagatgtgagcagggttaatgttagatgtgagcagggttaatgttagatgagcagggttaatgttagatgtgagcagggttaatgttagatgtgagcagggttaatgttagatgtgagcagggttaatgttagatgagcagggttaatgttagatgtgagcagggttaatgttagatgtgagcagggttaatgttagatgtgagcagggttaatgttagatgtgagcagggttaatgttagatgtgagcagggttaatgttagatgtgagcagggttaatgttagatgagcagggttaatgttagatgtgagcagggttaatgttagatgtgagcagggttaatgttagatgtgagcagggttaatgttagatgtgagcagggttaatgttagatgtgagcagggttaatgttagatgtgagcagggttaatgttagatgtgagcagggttaatgttagatgtgagcagggttaatgttagatgtgagcagggttaatgttagatgtgagcagggttaatgttagatgtgagcagggttaatgttagatgtgagcagggttaatgttagatgtgagcagggttaatgttagatgtgagtagggttaatgttagatgtgagcagggttaatgttagatgtgagcagggttaatgttagatgtgagcagggttaatgttagatgtgagcagggttaatgttagatgtgagcagggttaatgttagatgtgagcagggttaatgttagatgtgagcagggttaatgttagatgtgagcagggttaatgttagatccagggttgagcagggttaatgttagatgtgagcagggttaatgttagatgtgagcagggttaatgttagatgagcagggttaatgttagatgtgagcagggttaatgttagatgtgagcagggtttatgttagatgtgagcagggttgaagttagatgtgagcagggttaatgttagatgtgagcagggttaatgttatatGTGagtagggttaatgttagatgtgagcagggttaatgttagatgtgagtagggttaatgttagatgtgagcagggttaatgttagatgtgagcagggttaatgttagatgtgagcagggttaatgttatatGTGagtagggttaatgttagatgtgagcagggttaatgttagatgtgagtagggttaatgttagatgtgagcagggttaatgttagatgtgagtagggttaatgttagatgtgagcagggttaatgttagatgtgagcagggttaatgttagatgtgagcagggttgaatgttagatgtgagcagggttaatgttagatgtgagcagggttaatgttagatgtgagcagggttaatgttagatgtgagtagggttaatgttagatgtgagcagggttaatgttagatgtgagcagggttaatgttagatgtgagcagggttgaaGTATATCTCACAGGTCATCAGTTGtgactgtactgtgtgtttctgtttgacAGCTCTGTGTGTTGTGGAGTCAGCTGTCACTAAGGAAGTGGTAGGAGGACATGTCATGTTCGGCTGCTCGTTCATGTTGGCAGGGAACAACAACAAATACTTCTGCAAGGGGACATGTTCTGGTAAAGACATTCTGGTTAAAACTAATGGTAGCAAGAATGTTACTCAAGATCGATACAGtatagaagacaacagagatggagtcttctatGTGACCATCAAGAACCTGATGAAGACAGACTCTGGGACCTACTGGTGTGGAGTGGAGAGATATGGCCTAGACTCATACCAAGAGGTGCATCTCACAGTTACAGATGGTAAGTGAATTCTCCATATGAATTGTTATCTAGTAATTCACTTCCTGACTTATTTCCTGACATGAAGTTGTTTCAGTATTGGTGTTTATCTGTACTTTCTATTGACTCACAGCTCCTCCCACTTCTACAACCTCACCTGTCACCTCCCGACGCCATGTCTCCACATCCCTTCTAAACCTCTCTACAACCCTCCCAAACCTCTCCACAACCCTCCCAAACCTCTCTACAACATCCCCAAacacctcctcaaccctcccaAACCACATCAGTGGTCACCTATCAAGAGCTGGTATGATGAATCTCTCATCTTAGACATTACAATTAATATGTTGTGATATGAAATGCTGTAATGCTGGATGAAAATCAATTGTTCCTGTTCAATCATTGGACAAATGTCACtacttctctctcgctttctcttttactcaatctctctctatctctctttgttttcactcaatctctctctatctctctgacaccccacctctctgtctgtttctctctctctcgttctttttcactccctgtctctgtctctgtccctctcatctAGATTCTCCTCAATAGGAATACTCTCTTGCAGGACAGAGTGCTGTTAAGTTTCATGTATACTGATTTCAGTGGTGCCTAATATATAATGGTGTTCTATTATGTTGTAGCAGGGACTATGTTGTCATGGGGATGCAGGAAGTCGTTTTGTGGAAAGCAGCTGCTGACACCATGGTTACTATGGTCACTATCTTACTCAGTCTCTTCCTTTATATTTATCATCCCATAACTAGCAAGATAGTGAAGTCTCTTCCTTTATATTTATCATCCCATAACTAGCAAGATAGTGAAGTCTCTTCCTTTATATTTATCATCCCCATAACTAGCAAGATAGTGAAGTCTCTTCCTTTATATTTATCATCCCATAACTAGCAAGATAGTGAAGTCTCTTCCTTTATATTTATCATCCCATAACTAGCAAGATAGTGAAGTCTCTTCCTTTATATTTATCATCCCCATAACTAGCAAGATAGTGAAGTCTCTTCCTTTATATTTGTCATCCCATAACTAGCAAGATAGTGAAGTCTCTTCCTTTATATTTATCATCCCATAACTAGCAAGATAGTGAAGTCTCTTCCTTTATATCTGTCATCCCATAACTAGCAAGATAGTGAAGTCTCTTCCTTTATATTTATCAtcccgtgcttttacacctgcattgtttgctgtttggggttttaggctgggtttctgtacagcactttgagatatcagctgatgtacgaagggctatataaatacatttgatttgatttgatttgatcccatAACTAGCAAGATAGTGAAGTCTCTTCCTTTTTCACACCTTTATTttcactgctctgtctgtctgtcttcttgcctgttggtctgtctgtcttcttgcctgtctgtctgtctttctgtctgtctgccttcttgtctgtctgtctgtctgtctgtctgtctgtctgtctgtctgtctgtctgtctgtctgtctgtctgtctgtctgtctgtctgtctgtctgtccttactgAAAAACCAACTGATCGAATGAACGTTGTAATTCATGTTATCTATGATCtatacagtcctgtctgtctgtaggaccATACAACTGACTACCATCCAATCTATCTTATCTTATTGACTGATCTATCCACCAGTCTACCATCCAACCGACCAAATGACAGTTGTATCCATCTATGATATTTATAGTCTGAAAGCATCGGGTTTGCAAAAATCTGGATATTTTAGCAAACTGACCTGCTTTGTTCAACCCTCATAAAGTCTCTCCTCCTGTTTGTGGTCAGGTCTGATGGTAtctatgatatatacagtacTCTGTAaagtctctcctcctgtctgtggtcaggtctgatggtatctatgatatatacagtacTCTGTAaagtctctcctcctgtctgtggtcaggtctgatggtatctatgatatatacagtactctgtagagtctctcctcctgtctgtggtcaggtctgatggtatctatgatatatacagtacTCTGTAaagtctctcctcctgtctgtggtcaggtctgatggtgTGGACCAGTGTTGGTCTGgtagtcatggtgacagtgttaGGTCTGGTCCTGCTCCTgttctacagacagaggagaggaaccaggagaacaccaccaccaccagtctccTCCAACACACAACCTGACCCTGCtggagaggtgagagacacaaggagggggtgtgtgtgtgtgtgtgtgtgtgtgtgtgtgtgtgtgtgtgtgtgtgtgtgtgtgtgtgtgtgtgtgtgtgtgtgtgtgtgtgtgtgtgtgtgtccatgataACTTGTAGTGTAGAGGTGATAGACAGGGAGGTGGTAAACTAAACATTAAGGGTTGAGTGTGTGAGTCTACAGCCTCTAGTGGGATTCTACTGTAGTCTGTTATCAGTCCTCAATCTGTCAACTGGAAGAACCTCCTACAAACAACACTTGTTCATTAGACAGCTCAGTTTCAACACATGATGGATTCTCAGACtcataggctgcgtttacacaggcagcccaattctgatcttaatgattggtcttttgaccaatcacattatATATTTAGCCAATAaagggctgcctgtgtaaatgcagccataTTAACAATGTAGTTCTTCATTGACATGTTTTGGTTTGAACCCTGACTCACGTTGGTTGAGGGCCCTCCACTCTTTTCCATATTAACCATGTATGTATGTAGTAATCCTCATTGGTTCTTTATGCAGGTTGTCTGTGTGTACgaggagatcagagacagacagacagacacacttcctGTGGTCATCTCTTCAGTCTACTCTACTGTCAAATCACCTACCAACTCTacaatctaccctactggtcatTCCTCTACAACCTGCCCTGCTGGCCAAGCCTCTACAACCTACCCTGCTGGCCAAGCCTCTACAATCTACCCTGCTGGCCAAGCCTCTCTAACCTACCCTGCTGGCCAAGCCTCTACAACCTACCCTGCTGGCCAAGCCTCTACAACCTACCCTGCTGGCCAAGCCTCTACAACCTACCCTGCTGGCCAAGCCTCTACAACCTACCCTGCTGGCCAAGCCTCTACAACCTACCCTGCTGGCCAAGCTCTACAACCTACCCTGCTGGCCAAGCCTCTACAACCTACCCTGCTGGCCAAGCCTCTACAACCTACCCTGCTGGCCAAGCCTACAACCTACCCTGCTGGCCAACCTACCCTGCTGACCAAGCCTCTACAACctaccctgctggccaaaccTCTACAACCTACCCTGCTGGCCAAGCCTCTACAACCTACCCTGCTGGCCAAGCCTCTACAACCTACCCTGCTGGCCAAGCCTCTACAACCTACCCTGCTGGCCAAGCCTCTACAACCTACCCTGCTGGCCAAGCCTCTACAACCTACCCTGCTGGCCAAGCCTCTACAACCTACCCTGCTGGCCAAGCCTCTACAACCTACCCTGCTGGCCAAGCCTCTACAACCTACCCTGCTGGCCAAGCCTCTACAACCTACCCTGCTGGCCAAGCCTCTACAACCTACCCTGCTGGCCAAGCCTCTACAACCTACCCTGCTGGCCAAGCCTCTACAACCTACCCTGCTAGCTCTGCCACAGGTCTTCCACAGATTCATGTGTAACTGCATAGGTGGAGTGTGTTTGAAAGTGGGCGTTGACAAATAAGTGGGAAGAGCAACATCAATGGGTCTATGGAAAACAGCTAAACAACAAACTGCCCAGCTAATTGGGCAGTTTGTTGGCCACTTAATGTCTATTTGAGTGGCTGCTTGCTGCTTCCTTGTagtattttagctaaccctaactcttttcctaaccttaacctgattTTCCTAACCTGTCACGTTATCCTGAATGGCAATGTACATTTTCCTAACCTGCTATTTTATTTCTACTAACCtcccacgttaattatcctaacctgccatgttattCTACTGTTGACTTCCCAAAGATGATATAAATCCATATTCTACTGCAGATCAACCAGCTTCTCTCATCTACTCCAGTGTGGATCTACCTACAGATTATAGAGTCTCTTCATGTCCTCCAACAGCCAGTGGAACCCAGGATGATTCCATCTATTCTACAGCCCAGCTACCCAAAGATACTGTAGAATCTACAAGATACCCTGCTGTGCACCTCTCTAAAGACACTCCAGAAGATGCCCTCTACTCTACAGCCCAGCTACCCAAAGATACTGTAGAATCTACTAGATACCCTGCTGTGCACCTCTCTAAAGACACTACTCACAGCTCAGCTACCCAAAGATACTGTAGAATCTACAAGATACCCTGCTGTGCACCTCTAAAGACACTCCAGAAGATGCCCTCTACTCTACAGCTCAGCTACCCACAATAATGTAGTACTATAGAATATATACAaggaatgtgtcccaaatgacaccctattatcTATCCcccatatggaccctggtcaaaggcagTGCTCTATAGGGAACAAGGTGCCATC from Oncorhynchus keta strain PuntledgeMale-10-30-2019 chromosome 10, Oket_V2, whole genome shotgun sequence includes the following:
- the LOC127931955 gene encoding CMRF35-like molecule 1; this translates as MKILHVVSCCLLSALCVVESAVTKEVVGGHVMFGCSFMLAGNNNKYFCKGTCSGKDILVKTNGSKNVTQDRYSIEDNRDGVFYVTIKNLMKTDSGTYWCGVERYGLDSYQEVHLTVTDAPPTSTTSPVTSRRHVSTSLLNLSTTLPNLSTTLPNLSTTSPNTSSTLPNHISGHLSRAGLMVWTSVGLVVMVTVLGLVLLLFYRQRRGTRRTPPPPVSSNTQPDPAGEVVCVYEEIRDRQTDTLPVVISSVYSTVKSPTNSTIYPTDQPASLIYSSVDLPTDYRVSSCPPTASGTQDDSIYSTAQLPKDTVESTRYPAVHLSKDTPEDALYSTAQLPKDTVESTRYPAVHLSKDTTHSSATQRYCRIYKIPCCAPLKTLQKMPSTLQLSYPQ